The following DNA comes from Pseudomonas sp. Tri1.
ATAACACCGGGTACTGAAGAGTGCCCTACATAGAGCCGGTCTATTCCTTTAATGGAAGTGTGATCTTGTTGCTCGATCTTCTCTCTTGCATACAGCGCAGTTTTCAAGGCTTGCCGCTGATGTTGCTCTCCAAAACTTCCAGTGATAGCGTCCTTGGCTTCCTGCCATCCATCGTTACTCCTGATGACAGGGGCTTCGGCATGGACTATTCCGATTGTTTGATCGCTTGATAAATTGATTTCAATGATCAGTGGGAGTGCTTGCAAGGCTTTCAAGAGTTCATGTTGGACGGGGGGTTGTAGCTCGTAGAGCCAAGCGCCACCGTTTCGGATATGTCGGGGTATGTCCCCATGGCCGGAGATACAGTC
Coding sequences within:
- a CDS encoding metallophosphoesterase, producing the protein MGDIHGHFKLLTTALDKLDFDTELDRIFSVGDLIDRGPDSIDVLNWLEKPWFHAVRGNHEQMLIDCISGHGDIPRHIRNGGAWLYELQPPVQHELLKALQALPLIIEINLSSDQTIGIVHAEAPVIRSNDGWQEAKDAITGSFGEQHQRQALKTALYAREKIEQQDHTSIKGIDRLYVGHSSVPGVIHLGNVVYIDTGCSFSDGALSLVEIQTETIISLSMSQ